Proteins encoded together in one Sinorhizobium meliloti window:
- a CDS encoding copper oxidase — translation MFNRRQLLGASAALVSTAAWAKTSNMGLPEAAFRETADTQAPVRPSSGPDYNPVVTINGWTAPHRMNSGVKEFHLVAEPVEREMAEGMTAYLWGYNGQSPGPTIEAVEGDRVRIFVTNKLPEPTTIHWHGMILPSGMDGVGGLSQPHIPPGKTFVYEFDLVKSGTFMYHPHSDEMVQMAMGMMGFFVIHPKDPKFMPVDRDFVFLLNAYDIEPGSYVPRVMEMTDFNMWCWNSRIFPGISPLVVSRNDRVRVRVGNLTMTNHPIHMHGYDFEVTCTDGGWVRPEARWPEVSIDIPVGAMRAYEFDAKYAGDWAVHCHKSHHTMNAMGHDIPTFIGVDKKEVAEKIRKVHPEYMPMGTAGMSDMGKMEMELPENTIPMMTGWGPHGPIEMGGMFSVVKVREGISADDYSDPGWYENPPGTQAWEWTGELPDWTRADDAKTRITPKHSKHG, via the coding sequence ATGTTCAACAGACGACAGTTACTCGGCGCGAGCGCCGCACTGGTATCCACCGCCGCCTGGGCGAAAACGTCGAATATGGGCCTGCCGGAGGCGGCATTCAGGGAGACGGCGGATACGCAAGCCCCCGTCCGGCCTTCCTCCGGGCCCGACTACAACCCGGTGGTAACCATCAACGGCTGGACCGCACCCCACCGGATGAACAGCGGCGTCAAGGAGTTCCATCTCGTCGCCGAGCCGGTCGAGCGCGAGATGGCGGAGGGCATGACCGCCTATCTCTGGGGCTATAACGGCCAATCGCCGGGTCCGACGATCGAGGCGGTCGAAGGCGACCGGGTCCGCATCTTCGTCACCAACAAGCTGCCGGAGCCGACGACGATCCACTGGCACGGCATGATCCTGCCATCCGGCATGGACGGCGTCGGCGGGCTGTCGCAGCCGCACATCCCGCCCGGCAAGACTTTCGTCTACGAGTTCGATCTCGTGAAGTCGGGCACCTTCATGTACCACCCGCATTCCGACGAGATGGTGCAGATGGCCATGGGGATGATGGGCTTCTTCGTGATCCATCCCAAGGACCCGAAATTCATGCCGGTCGACCGGGATTTCGTGTTCCTGCTCAACGCCTACGACATCGAGCCGGGCTCCTACGTGCCGCGTGTCATGGAAATGACCGACTTCAATATGTGGTGCTGGAACAGCCGCATCTTCCCGGGCATCAGCCCGCTGGTCGTTTCCAGGAACGACCGCGTGCGCGTGCGGGTTGGCAATCTCACCATGACCAACCACCCGATCCATATGCACGGCTACGACTTCGAGGTCACATGTACCGACGGCGGCTGGGTCCGACCGGAGGCGCGCTGGCCGGAGGTCAGCATCGACATTCCGGTCGGCGCCATGCGCGCCTACGAATTCGACGCCAAATACGCGGGCGACTGGGCGGTCCACTGCCACAAGTCGCACCACACGATGAACGCCATGGGACACGACATCCCGACCTTTATAGGCGTCGACAAGAAGGAGGTCGCGGAAAAGATCCGGAAGGTCCACCCGGAATACATGCCGATGGGTACGGCGGGCATGTCCGACATGGGCAAGATGGAGATGGAGCTTCCCGAAAACACCATACCCATGATGACCGGCTGGGGTCCGCACGGGCCGATCGAAATGGGCGGCATGTTCTCCGTCGTCAAGGTGCGCGAGGGCATCTCGGCGGACGACTACTCCGATCCCGGCTGGTACGAAAACCCGCCCGGAACGCAGGCCTGGGAGTGGACGGGCGAGCTTCCGGACTGGACCAGGGCCGATGACGCAAAGACCCGGATCACGCCGAAGCACTCCAAACACGGGTGA
- a CDS encoding TolC family protein — protein sequence MMKAKMRLAATLALPLVLGGCVTAGEYAVKNAGFSLVAATTAEAAGKQTVWVQNQEQARSVSKRVKALMAKKSIDVETAVQVALLNNKGLQAAYADLGDSASDAWQATMLVNPTVGVGLTGIGTPGLTAFRTVEGAIVSNILALVTRDRNIALADTEFRKAQLDAASRTLQLASETRRAWINAVAAWETVGQLNRAQAAADAASALAEKLGESGAMTKGAQAREHVFYAELAGEGAKARLQARLAKEELTRLMGLWGSDVKFQVPNRLASLPKGLMKRDQIEAEALRRRVDLQIAKLDLEATARSYNLTEATRYVTDLNLLAGFETERAKEDGDISSETTGRADLEFVIPIFDSGKARMRKAQLAYMRAANLLAEKAVNVRSEARSAYQAYRANYDIARHYRSSVVPLRTEIEEQSLLTYNGMITSTFELLADSREKVNAILLAIDAKRDFWLSEADLAPAIYGGGAASRETEVAAAAESGE from the coding sequence ATGATGAAAGCCAAGATGAGACTGGCGGCGACGCTCGCACTGCCGCTGGTGCTCGGCGGCTGCGTTACGGCTGGCGAGTACGCAGTTAAGAATGCCGGATTTTCCCTGGTCGCGGCGACAACGGCCGAAGCCGCCGGCAAGCAGACCGTGTGGGTGCAGAACCAGGAACAGGCCCGATCCGTCTCCAAGCGGGTGAAGGCGCTGATGGCAAAGAAGTCGATCGACGTCGAGACGGCAGTCCAGGTCGCGCTACTCAACAACAAGGGGCTGCAGGCGGCCTATGCCGATCTCGGCGATTCGGCGTCCGACGCCTGGCAGGCGACAATGCTCGTCAACCCGACCGTGGGTGTCGGGCTGACGGGCATCGGCACGCCGGGGCTTACGGCATTCCGGACGGTCGAGGGCGCGATCGTCTCCAATATTCTTGCGCTCGTCACGCGCGACAGGAATATCGCGCTCGCCGACACCGAGTTCCGGAAGGCGCAGCTGGATGCCGCTTCGCGCACCTTGCAGCTTGCTTCCGAGACGCGGCGCGCCTGGATCAATGCCGTAGCGGCTTGGGAAACGGTGGGCCAGCTCAACCGGGCGCAGGCGGCGGCCGACGCAGCGTCCGCGCTTGCCGAAAAGCTCGGCGAGAGCGGGGCCATGACAAAGGGGGCGCAGGCCCGCGAGCATGTCTTCTACGCCGAACTGGCGGGAGAGGGGGCCAAGGCGCGGCTCCAGGCGCGTCTGGCCAAGGAGGAACTGACGCGGCTGATGGGCCTCTGGGGTTCGGACGTCAAATTCCAGGTGCCGAACCGGCTGGCTTCCCTGCCGAAGGGTCTGATGAAGCGCGACCAGATCGAGGCGGAAGCTCTGCGGCGGCGGGTCGATCTCCAGATTGCGAAGCTCGATCTGGAGGCGACGGCCAGATCCTACAATCTGACCGAGGCCACCCGCTACGTCACCGACCTCAACCTCCTCGCCGGCTTCGAGACCGAGCGGGCAAAGGAGGACGGCGACATCTCGTCGGAGACGACGGGCCGCGCCGATCTCGAATTCGTCATTCCCATCTTCGACAGCGGCAAGGCGCGCATGCGCAAGGCCCAGCTCGCCTATATGCGGGCGGCGAACCTTCTCGCCGAGAAGGCCGTCAATGTCCGCTCGGAAGCACGCTCGGCCTATCAGGCCTACCGCGCCAACTACGACATCGCCCGGCACTACCGCAGCAGCGTCGTGCCGCTGCGCACCGAAATCGAGGAACAGTCCCTCCTCACCTACAACGGGATGATCACCAGCACCTTCGAACTGCTCGCCGACAGCCGCGAAAAGGTCAATGCGATCCTGCTCGCGATCGATGCCAAGCGCGACTTCTGGCTGTCCGAGGCGGATCTGGCTCCGGCGATCTACGGCGGGGGCGCGGCCTCCCGCGAAACCGAGGTCGCGGCGGCCGCCGAAAGCGGCGAATGA
- a CDS encoding copper-binding protein has translation MKTTVKFTLAFALALGTAYGAIAGDFTKATVKKVDAKAKKVTLKHEELKALEMPAMTMVFRVKDEALLSKLKEGDQIEFVAERVDGKLTVTEVK, from the coding sequence ATGAAAACGACTGTCAAATTCACGCTCGCCTTCGCCCTCGCTCTCGGCACTGCCTACGGCGCCATCGCCGGCGACTTCACCAAAGCCACCGTCAAGAAGGTCGATGCCAAGGCGAAGAAGGTCACGCTGAAGCATGAGGAGCTGAAGGCTCTCGAGATGCCTGCCATGACGATGGTCTTCAGGGTCAAGGACGAAGCCCTGCTGTCGAAGCTGAAGGAAGGCGATCAGATCGAATTCGTTGCCGAACGCGTCGACGGCAAGCTGACCGTCACCGAAGTGAAGTAG
- the murA gene encoding UDP-N-acetylglucosamine 1-carboxyvinyltransferase, producing the protein MDRIRIVGGNELHGVIPISGAKNAALPLMIASLLTDDTLTLENVPHLADVEQLIRILGNHGADISVNGRRERQGESYARTVHFTSRNIVSTTAPYELVSKMRASFWVIGPLLAREGKARVSLPGGCAIGTRPVDLFIEGLAALGANIEIDGGYVNATAPAGGLIGARYVFPKVSVGATHVLMMAATLANGTTVLGNAAREPEVVDLAKCLNAMGAKISGQGTSTITIEGVRSLSGARHRVLPDRIETGTYAMAVAMAGGDVILEDTEASLLDTALEAIRRAGAEISETNNGIRIVRNGAGIKPVDIVTDPFPGFPTDLQAQFMGLMTRSSGVSHITETIFENRFMHVQELARLGAKISLSGQTAKVEGVSRLKGAPVMATDLRASVSLVIAGLAAEGETMVSRVYHLDRGFERLEEKLTRCGAHVERVSD; encoded by the coding sequence ATGGATCGCATCAGGATTGTAGGCGGAAACGAACTCCACGGGGTGATCCCCATCTCCGGCGCGAAGAACGCCGCCTTGCCGCTGATGATCGCGTCGCTCCTGACCGACGACACGCTGACGCTCGAAAACGTCCCGCATCTGGCCGATGTCGAGCAATTGATCCGTATCCTGGGCAATCATGGTGCCGACATTTCCGTCAATGGCCGGCGCGAGCGCCAGGGCGAGAGCTATGCCCGCACGGTTCATTTCACCAGCCGCAACATCGTTTCGACGACGGCGCCTTATGAACTCGTCTCGAAAATGCGCGCGAGCTTCTGGGTCATCGGGCCGCTGCTGGCCCGCGAAGGCAAGGCGCGGGTGTCTCTGCCGGGCGGCTGCGCCATCGGAACGCGTCCGGTCGATCTCTTCATCGAGGGGCTGGCAGCACTTGGCGCCAATATCGAGATCGATGGCGGCTACGTCAACGCCACCGCACCGGCAGGCGGGCTCATCGGTGCGCGCTACGTGTTCCCGAAGGTTTCCGTCGGCGCGACCCATGTGCTGATGATGGCGGCAACGCTGGCCAACGGCACGACCGTGCTCGGCAATGCCGCACGCGAGCCCGAAGTCGTCGATCTTGCCAAATGCCTGAACGCCATGGGCGCGAAGATCAGCGGGCAGGGGACGAGCACTATCACCATCGAGGGCGTGCGCTCGCTTTCGGGCGCCCGTCACCGCGTGCTGCCCGATCGCATCGAGACGGGAACCTATGCCATGGCCGTCGCCATGGCAGGCGGCGACGTCATTCTCGAGGACACCGAGGCGAGCCTCCTGGACACGGCGCTCGAGGCGATCCGTCGCGCCGGCGCCGAGATCAGCGAGACGAACAACGGCATCCGCATCGTCCGCAACGGCGCCGGCATCAAGCCGGTCGACATCGTCACCGATCCGTTCCCTGGCTTCCCCACCGACCTCCAGGCGCAGTTCATGGGATTGATGACCCGGTCGAGCGGCGTTTCCCACATTACCGAGACGATCTTCGAAAACCGCTTCATGCATGTGCAGGAGCTGGCGCGGCTCGGCGCCAAGATCTCGCTCTCCGGCCAGACGGCCAAGGTCGAGGGCGTATCGCGGCTGAAGGGTGCACCGGTGATGGCGACGGACCTCAGGGCCTCCGTTTCGCTCGTCATCGCGGGCCTGGCGGCCGAGGGCGAGACCATGGTCTCGCGCGTTTACCATCTCGACCGCGGCTTCGAGCGCCTCGAAGAGAAGCTCACGCGCTGCGGCGCCCATGTCGAGCGCGTCAGCGACTGA